The DNA region AAAAGCAAACCAGGCCGCTCTTATTCTTGAGACTTCTGAAAGATAATATGGTCAGGTCTACACATTTGACAAACCAGTTTCTGTTGTACTTTGATTATTCTTCTTCCGGATGGCTTTAGCCTCGGCCTCAATCACTTTAAACCTCCGTCTAATCTGCGAAACGATGCTGTGTCAGCGTGACAACTCGCAATCTCCCCCGCTAAATGTCGATAAGATAATCAACTAATTTTGTCAAATGTGTAGACCTGACCCCCCCAGTTTACCCTGCATTGATCTCCCGCAAGAATACCTCCCCATACCTCTTCAATTTGTATTGTCCCACTCCAGAGATCATCAAAAACTCCATCTCGTTCTCCGGCACGGTGGCAGCTATTTCCACCAAGCTTGCATCGCTGAAAATCACAAAGGGTGGGACTTTTTCCTGATCTGCCAGCCTTTTCCGCAGTTGCCGCAACCGCTCAAACAACTCCTGATCGTATTCAAGAGACGCAACGATCTTTTTCCGCACTGCCTTTTTCTGTTTGTCACTCTTTGGCCGGAGCCTGGGACGTGCCATTTCGAAATTTTCTTCACCCTGCAGCAGGGGGCGAGCGGCCGGAGTTAAGGTAAGGACCGAATAGTTGGCTAAATCCTGGAAAAGATACTCCTTGTGTATCAAGGTGCGGATTACCGTGGACCAGAAATCCTTACTCTCTTCCTTGCCGATCCCATAAGTGGACAAGCGATCATGGCCCAGATCGAGAAGCCGCTTGTTCTGCGACCCCCTGAGTACTTCAATTACGTGACCTATACCGAAACGCTGTCCTACCCTGTAGACACAGGACAATGCCTTGCGGGCTGCCTCGGTGACATCGATCATTTCCGGCGGATGAAGACAGATATCGCAGTTGCCGCATGGCTCAATCCGCTTTTCCCCGAAATAGCTCAACAATACTTGGCGCCTGCAGGTGCGGGACTCGGCAAAACTGACCATGGTATTGAGCTTCTGAAGCTCGATACGCTTGCGGTCCATATTGCCGCCCTTTTCAAGCAACCCC from Desulfobulbaceae bacterium includes:
- a CDS encoding RecQ family ATP-dependent DNA helicase, translating into IRYTVMDKQKPAEQLLRFLTERPHEAGIVYALSRKRVESVAEDLSQAGVSSAAYHAGLSDQERKRVQDDFQRDDIRVVVATVAFGMGIDKSNVRFVVHYDIPKNIESYYQETGRAGRDGLAADALLLLGYGDIAIARGLLEKGGNMDRKRIELQKLNTMVSFAESRTCRRQVLLSYFGEKRIEPCGNCDICLHPPEMIDVTEAARKALSCVYRVGQRFGIGHVIEVLRGSQNKRLLDLGHDRLSTYGIGKEESKDFWSTVIRTLIHKEYLFQDLANYSVLTLTPAARPLLQGEENFEMARPRLRPKSDKQKKAVRKKIVASLEYDQELFERLRQLRKRLADQEKVPPFVIFSDASLVEIAATVPENEMEFLMISGVGQYKLKRYGEVFLREINAG